From a single Cytophagales bacterium WSM2-2 genomic region:
- a CDS encoding ABC transporter permease, whose product MIINYLKTALRNFQKHKSFTFLNVLGLALGTAASLLILQYVKYERSFDTFNTKAQDIYRIQYNSYSNGKQNFECAAAVPAVGPALKNNFPEVKRFTRLYPVSGIVSYEGPTGLIAFREEKMQITDTSVFEVFDFKLVKGDPKTALKGPDKVVISEKAAKKYFGNVDPIGKIIGWDGQRKYEVTAIHQDVPSNSHIKFDFLFSYETLNRDTKNQSETNWGWYDFNTYVLLEPGTDAAALQLKWNEYLEKTRAEDWKKYNFKQAFLLQPLLSIHLYSKLLQESNPEEQGDGKSIYALTLIAFFILIIAWVNYINLATAKSFDRANEVGVRKVMGAQKGQLIYQFLSESFLVNLLATSLAILIVRLAWPAFSALSGREVPLSFMMQTDFWTLVGLLFAGGAVLSGFYPAIILSSFKPVSVLKGKVMRTAQGNVLRKSLVVFQFVSSIVLIIGSIVVYQQLNFMNKQDLGIDINKTLVIKGPGAVDSLYNKNFESFKTEALRISGVKNMTASSNVPGDEIFWTRGIKRLSGGPESRYTTYIAGIDEDYVSSYDLKILAGRNFSKDFKSDRKAIILNQSLMKQLEFKTPQEAIGQKVNLGDTLEIIGILEDYHQMSLKNSVTPIAFRSVNTSSFYSFKIEGDNHKAVLAAIEGPWKTFFPGNPIDYFFLDQFFNRQYKSDIQFANVFTIFTGLAIFVACMGLFGLASFMTIQRTKEIGVRKVLGSSVTGIVILLSRGFVQLVLVANLIAWPLAWWVMDRWLGTFPYRIDINPFVFVGAGLAVVVIAFLSVGFQTLKSARVNPAQTLKYE is encoded by the coding sequence ATGATCATCAATTATCTCAAAACCGCCCTCCGCAATTTTCAGAAGCACAAATCTTTTACATTTCTTAATGTGCTAGGCCTGGCCCTGGGTACTGCTGCCAGTTTGCTCATTTTGCAATATGTCAAATACGAGCGCAGCTTCGATACATTCAATACCAAAGCCCAAGATATTTATCGCATCCAATACAACAGTTACTCTAACGGTAAACAAAATTTTGAGTGTGCAGCAGCTGTGCCTGCAGTTGGTCCTGCTTTGAAAAACAATTTTCCGGAAGTAAAACGATTCACAAGACTCTACCCGGTGAGCGGAATCGTTAGCTATGAAGGTCCAACAGGGCTCATTGCCTTCCGCGAAGAAAAAATGCAGATAACGGACACTTCTGTTTTCGAAGTGTTTGATTTCAAATTAGTCAAAGGCGACCCGAAGACCGCTTTGAAAGGGCCGGATAAAGTAGTGATCAGTGAAAAAGCTGCCAAAAAATATTTTGGTAATGTAGACCCTATCGGGAAAATCATCGGATGGGATGGCCAACGGAAATACGAAGTGACTGCCATTCACCAGGATGTTCCATCCAACTCGCATATCAAATTTGACTTTCTCTTTTCCTATGAAACGCTGAACCGTGATACGAAGAACCAATCGGAGACAAATTGGGGTTGGTATGACTTTAACACCTACGTGTTGCTGGAACCGGGAACTGATGCCGCGGCCTTGCAGCTGAAGTGGAATGAATATCTCGAAAAAACAAGGGCAGAAGATTGGAAGAAGTACAACTTCAAGCAAGCGTTTCTGCTTCAGCCTTTGCTGAGCATTCATTTGTACAGCAAGTTGCTCCAGGAGTCTAACCCCGAAGAACAAGGTGATGGCAAATCCATTTACGCATTGACACTCATCGCGTTTTTCATACTCATCATTGCCTGGGTAAACTACATTAATCTTGCAACCGCAAAATCCTTTGACCGCGCCAACGAGGTTGGTGTACGAAAAGTGATGGGTGCGCAAAAAGGTCAGCTCATCTACCAATTCCTCTCTGAATCATTCCTGGTCAATTTATTGGCAACCTCATTGGCAATACTTATTGTCCGTTTAGCCTGGCCCGCGTTCTCTGCACTGTCTGGCCGTGAGGTACCGCTTTCATTTATGATGCAGACAGACTTCTGGACTCTGGTGGGATTATTATTTGCCGGGGGTGCCGTGCTTTCCGGATTCTATCCAGCGATTATCCTCTCCTCGTTCAAGCCGGTCTCTGTATTGAAAGGAAAAGTCATGCGTACTGCACAAGGAAATGTCCTGCGAAAATCATTGGTCGTTTTTCAATTCGTTTCCTCTATTGTATTGATCATCGGTTCGATTGTAGTCTACCAGCAATTGAATTTCATGAACAAGCAGGATTTGGGGATAGATATTAATAAGACGCTTGTCATTAAAGGCCCGGGAGCTGTCGATTCATTGTACAATAAAAATTTTGAAAGTTTTAAAACAGAGGCGTTGCGAATTTCCGGGGTAAAAAATATGACTGCCTCCAGTAATGTACCGGGAGATGAAATCTTCTGGACACGCGGAATCAAGCGCTTATCAGGTGGGCCTGAAAGCCGGTACACGACTTACATCGCAGGCATTGATGAAGATTACGTCTCTTCCTACGACTTAAAAATCCTGGCCGGAAGAAATTTCAGTAAAGATTTCAAAAGCGACAGGAAAGCAATCATTTTGAACCAGAGCCTGATGAAGCAGCTGGAATTCAAAACTCCTCAGGAGGCCATAGGGCAAAAAGTGAACCTGGGTGATACACTGGAAATTATAGGCATCCTTGAAGACTATCACCAGATGTCGCTCAAGAATAGCGTCACTCCGATTGCGTTCAGGTCTGTAAATACTTCGTCATTCTACTCTTTTAAAATAGAAGGTGACAATCACAAGGCGGTTCTGGCAGCAATCGAAGGGCCATGGAAAACTTTCTTTCCCGGCAACCCGATCGATTATTTCTTCCTTGACCAATTCTTCAATCGTCAGTACAAGTCCGATATCCAGTTCGCTAATGTCTTTACCATTTTTACGGGACTCGCCATCTTTGTGGCTTGCATGGGACTGTTCGGGTTGGCTTCGTTCATGACCATACAACGGACCAAAGAAATCGGTGTGAGAAAAGTCCTTGGTTCTTCAGTAACAGGAATTGTAATATTACTTTCAAGAGGATTTGTCCAATTGGTGCTCGTAGCAAATCTAATCGCGTGGCCACTAGCCTGGTGGGTTATGGACCGGTGGCTCGGTACGTTTCCTTACCGGATTGACATCAACCCGTTTGTTTTCGTTGGTGCAGGACTTGCTGTGGTTGTCATAGCTTTCCTCTCTGTAGGCTTCCAGACGCTGAAATCGGCAAGAGTAAACCCTGCACAAACCCTGAAATACGAGTAG
- a CDS encoding ABC transporter permease, with amino-acid sequence MLWNTIRFFRPGILIRNKTNLSLNSWYMIGNYFKVASRVMLRNKSYSTINIFGLAMGITGAILLFLWIQKEFSYDQFHADKERIYKAWNRNTIEGQLQCWDRTPRVLAPTLTHDYASVQEAISYADYKAAYLFTYGTTRLMKNSGAFTDAGFFTMFSFPLVKGDPAKVFDNPASVVLSESFAKELFGDKEAFGETITIGESDQNFPVTVTGIVKNPPSNTDFHFDYLIPFKFMESLEGPDTNWENNSVSTYVKLKSGAAVESFNSEISAITKKHSKAGSTTEVFLYPLTKMRLYSRFENGVPAGGRIEIMRIMGILGICLIAIACINFVNLSTARAQKRSKEVGIRKVTGAYRSSLIVQFICESVLVGLSAGVLSILAVYLSLPMFSSLVRQQLSLDFQNITFWAAAITGIVFVGILAGGYPAFYLSSFNPATVLKGSTVNFSSRDLLRKLLVVMQFGFAVTLIFSVVVINRQINYVQNREAGYAKDNLVYHFMTGDIGKNYGAYKTDLLQSGAAESVTKTNSPITEVWSNTWAVGWRGKDPQSRIVIDRFYIDEDISKTTGVKIVTGRDMNLARYPSDSTAVLLNESAVKAMGFDNPINEIIEDSGRKWHVVGVVNDFILSSPFQKVRPMIILGSKGWFTVVHIKLNQNRPVQESLDAISKLFTKHNPAYPFDYYFVDQAYNRKFSDVKSTLTITTVFSSLAIGIACLGLLGLSTYMIESRVKEIGIRKVMGGSVVAITRLLCWHSLKPILIAIVIFSPMGWLSMNWWLQSFEYKILLSPYYMLIPAAAIIGMALLTVISQTITAANISPVKSLKSE; translated from the coding sequence ATGCTATGGAACACCATCCGTTTTTTCCGTCCCGGAATTCTCATTCGAAATAAAACCAATCTCTCACTAAACTCCTGGTATATGATCGGTAACTACTTCAAAGTCGCTTCGCGCGTCATGCTGCGGAACAAATCCTATTCAACGATTAACATCTTTGGCCTTGCGATGGGCATTACAGGTGCAATCCTTCTTTTCCTTTGGATTCAGAAAGAATTCAGCTACGATCAGTTTCATGCGGACAAAGAAAGAATATACAAGGCATGGAACCGGAATACCATTGAAGGCCAACTGCAGTGCTGGGACCGCACTCCTCGAGTACTCGCTCCAACGCTAACTCACGACTATGCCTCTGTACAAGAAGCGATAAGTTATGCCGATTACAAGGCTGCTTATTTATTCACCTATGGCACCACGCGGCTCATGAAAAACTCCGGAGCTTTTACGGACGCGGGCTTCTTCACGATGTTTTCTTTTCCCTTAGTGAAAGGCGATCCTGCAAAGGTCTTTGATAATCCTGCCTCTGTTGTTTTGAGCGAATCTTTCGCTAAAGAACTTTTCGGAGATAAAGAAGCCTTTGGCGAAACAATCACTATTGGTGAAAGTGATCAAAATTTTCCTGTCACTGTAACCGGAATTGTTAAAAACCCTCCTTCCAATACCGACTTTCATTTTGACTACCTGATCCCATTCAAGTTTATGGAAAGCCTGGAAGGCCCGGACACGAACTGGGAAAATAATTCTGTAAGTACTTATGTGAAACTAAAAAGCGGAGCAGCAGTAGAAAGCTTCAACAGTGAGATAAGTGCCATCACCAAAAAACATTCGAAAGCAGGGAGTACTACAGAGGTGTTCCTCTACCCATTAACGAAGATGAGGCTTTACTCACGCTTCGAAAACGGAGTTCCTGCTGGCGGACGAATTGAAATCATGCGGATCATGGGCATTCTCGGTATCTGCCTGATTGCTATTGCCTGTATCAACTTTGTAAACCTGAGTACGGCACGGGCACAAAAGCGATCAAAAGAAGTAGGCATTCGCAAGGTAACGGGAGCTTACCGCAGCTCACTGATTGTTCAGTTTATTTGTGAATCAGTGTTGGTAGGGCTAAGCGCAGGAGTTTTGTCAATACTTGCGGTATATCTGAGTTTGCCCATGTTCAGCTCCCTGGTCAGGCAGCAGCTTTCTCTCGATTTTCAGAATATTACTTTTTGGGCAGCCGCTATAACAGGCATTGTGTTTGTCGGAATACTTGCCGGAGGATACCCGGCTTTTTATTTATCCTCCTTTAATCCTGCTACCGTGCTGAAGGGATCCACAGTGAATTTTAGCAGTCGCGATTTGCTGCGCAAGCTTTTGGTTGTAATGCAATTCGGTTTTGCCGTCACTTTAATTTTCTCGGTAGTTGTCATCAATCGTCAAATCAACTATGTTCAAAATCGTGAAGCGGGTTACGCCAAAGACAATCTCGTCTATCATTTTATGACGGGAGATATCGGCAAGAATTACGGGGCATACAAAACTGATCTCCTTCAATCCGGTGCCGCAGAGTCCGTGACGAAAACCAACTCGCCTATAACTGAAGTTTGGAGCAATACATGGGCAGTGGGCTGGCGCGGCAAAGATCCGCAAAGTCGTATTGTGATCGACCGCTTTTATATCGATGAGGACATCTCCAAAACGACAGGAGTAAAAATTGTAACCGGAAGAGATATGAATCTCGCCAGATACCCCTCCGATTCCACCGCAGTGCTCCTCAATGAATCCGCAGTAAAAGCGATGGGCTTTGACAACCCGATCAATGAAATTATCGAAGACTCTGGCAGGAAGTGGCATGTCGTTGGTGTTGTAAACGATTTTATTCTCTCCTCACCTTTCCAAAAAGTACGACCCATGATTATTCTTGGGAGCAAAGGATGGTTTACGGTTGTGCACATTAAACTGAATCAGAATCGGCCGGTTCAGGAAAGTTTAGATGCCATATCAAAATTGTTCACCAAACATAACCCTGCTTACCCGTTTGACTACTACTTCGTTGACCAGGCATACAATCGCAAATTTTCGGATGTAAAATCTACATTGACAATCACCACCGTGTTCAGTTCGTTGGCTATCGGTATTGCCTGCCTTGGACTCCTCGGACTATCTACTTACATGATCGAATCACGAGTGAAAGAAATTGGTATTCGGAAAGTGATGGGCGGTTCCGTTGTTGCAATCACCAGGCTTTTGTGCTGGCATTCGCTCAAGCCAATACTAATAGCAATTGTCATATTTAGTCCAATGGGTTGGCTTTCCATGAACTGGTGGCTTCAATCCTTTGAGTATAAGATTCTGCTAAGTCCATACTATATGCTGATACCTGCTGCCGCGATCATTGGTATGGCACTCCTTACTGTCATTTCACAAACGATAACAGCGGCTAACATAAGCCCGGTGAAGAGTCTTAAGAGTGAGTAG